AATGTTCACTTCTGGAAACATATAATGTATCGACTTTAATAAATAGGCACGATCTTCGGACGTAACGGTCGGCACTGCAGGATCACCATCATAAAAAGTGTCCGTAGTCCCCACATAAGCCTTTCCGGCTCTCGGGATGGCAAAAATCATCCGGCCATCAGGCGTATCAAAATAAAGCGCCTGCTTCAACGGGAATTTCGATTGATCGATGACCATATGAACACCCTTGGATAACTTCAGCGTTTTCCCTTTTTTCGATTGGTCCTTTTCACGAATGGAATCGACCCATGGACCTGCTGCATTAATAACTTTGTCTGCGTATATTTCATAAGAATCACCTGATAGTGAATCGGCAACTTGGACGCCGTTCACCTTGCCATTGTCATATAACAATTTTTCCACTTTTGTATAATTTATCGGTGTTGCACCTTTATCGACAGCCGCCTTCATCACTTCGATCGTCAGACGTGCATCATCTGTCCGGTATTCAACATAATAGCCTCCGCCCTTCAGTCCCTCTTTCTTAACGAGCGGTTCCCGCTTTAGCGTTTCCTCCGCCGAAAGCATTTTCCTGCGTTCAGCTTTTTTAACCCCCGCAAGGAAATCATATACCCGAAGGCCAATGGAAGTACTGAATTTCCCGAAGGTGCCACCTTTGTGCATCGGTAAAAGCATCCATTCCGGTGTGGTAACATGCGGTCCATTTTCATAAACGATTTCCCGCTCTTTACCAACCTCGGCAACCATTTTTATTTCAAATTGCTTTAAATACCGCAATCCGCCATGAACAAGTTTTGTCGAGCGGCTTGAAGTCCCTGCTGCAAAGTCCTGCATTTCAACCAAAGCCACTTTCATTCCACGGGTCGTTGCATCCAGAGCGATCCCTGCACCGGTAATTCCCCCGCCAATGACAACCACATCATATTTCTCTTTTTTCAGAAGTTCGATCGTTTCTTCCCGATATATATTTGAAAACCTCATGCCTGACTCCTCCTTTAAGTATTGCATTCTATTTACTCGTGAATTCACACTATTTACTCGTGAATTCACGCTATTTACTCGTGAATTCGTGCACTTTACTCGTGAATTCGAACGGTTTACTCGTGAATTCGTGCACTTTACTCGTGAATTTGCTCGGTTTACTCGTGAATTCGTGCGCTTTACTCGTGAATTCGTGCGCTTTACTCGTGAATTCGTGCGCTTTACTCGTGAATTCACGCTATTTACTCGTGAATTCGTGCACTTTACTCGTGAATTCGAACCGTTTACTCGTGAATTCGAACGGTTTACTCGTGAATTCGTGCACTTTACTCGTGAATTTGCTCGGTTTACTCGTGAATTCGTGCGCTTTACTCGTGAATTCACGCTATTTACTCGTGAGTTCGTGCGCTTTACTCGTGAATTCGGTCATTATATTCAATTGGTTCATTTGTTCAAATAGTTTATATAGATATTAATATCCCTAATCTGCCATTGAAAACAAAAAAGAGACCATAAATGACATTATCGAATTAACGATAACGCATTCATGGTCTCTCCTGTTCTCCGGCCGAGTTATTAACTTGATTTCATTATAGCATACTCCAGCTCGTTTGAGAAAGAGTACACCTCGTTTTTTATTTAAATGCCATAGCGGCATGTACAGCTTTTTTCCAGCCTTCATATAATTTTCCACTATCTTGCTCTTCCATGGAGTGTTTAAAGGTTTTGTCTACCGCCCATTGCCGGGAGATTTCTTCTTGATCCTTCCAATACCCGACAGCAAGCCCAGCTAAGTATGCAGCACCCAATGCTGTAGTTTCGTTTATGGTCGGCCTCTCGACGGGCACCCGTAATAAGTCGCTTTGGAATTGCATCAGGAAGTCATTCTTGACTGCCCCGCCATCCACTCTTAATGTCTGGAGCTCGATTCCTGAATCCGCCTCCATTGCATCAAGGACATCCTTCGTTTGATATGCCAGTGATTCAAGTGTGGCACGAATGAAATGTTCTTTGGATGTGCCGCGCGTCAAACCAAAAACGGCTCCCCGCACTTCGCTGTCCCAATATGGAGTTCCAAGTCCTACAAAAGCCGGTACCACATATACTCCATCCGTACTTTCCACCCGTTTTGCATAGGCTTCGCTGTCCTTGGCATCATGAAGCATCCGCAGGCCATCGCGCAGCCATTGGATTGTGGAGCCCGCGACGAATATGCTGCCTTCCAATGCATATTCGACCTTCCCATTCAGTCCCCAGGCAAGTGTCGTCAATAGTCCGTGTTCGGAACTGACAGCCTTGTCTCCTGTATTCATGAGCATGAAACAGCCTGTTCCATACGTATTTTTAGCCATTCCTTCATTAAAACAGGCTTGGCCGAATAATGCTGCCTGCTGATCACCGGCTGCCCCGGCGATCGGAATCGATTGGCCGAAGAAATGATATTCGATCGTACGTGCATATTCTTCAGAGGAAGGCCTCACTTCCGGCAGCATCGATTTTGGTACAGTCAATATCTCGAGCAGTTCTTCATCCCATTTCAGTTCATGGATATTATACATCAATGTCCGGGATGCATTCGAATAGTCCGTTACATGAGCCTTGCCTCCTGATAGCTTCCAAATCAGCCAAGTATCGATGGTACCGAATAACAGCTTGCCTTCATCCGCCTTTTGCCGGGCCCCTTCGACATTATCGAGGATCCATTTCACTTTCGTTCCGGAAAAATAAGCATCTATCAACAATCCCGTTTTATCCCGGAATAGATCATTAAGTCCCTTTTCCTTCAAATCATCACAGATTTCACTTGTTTGCCTGGACTGCCATACAATCGCATTATAGACAGGGGTACCTGTTTCCTTATCCCAAACGACTGCCGTTTCACGCTGATTGGTGATGCCGATCCCGGCAATTTGCTCAGGCTTTACACCGGATTCAGATAGTACACCGGCAATGACTGCCAGGATCGATCCCCAAATCTCATTGGCGTTATGCTCGACCCAGCCTGGTTTAGGGAAATGCTGTGTGAATTCCTTTTGGGAGGAATGGACGATTTCCCCCTTTTCGTTAAATAAAATCGCCCGCGAACTCGTTGTTCCTTGATCTAATGATAAAATGTATTTTTCCATTGTGTATGCCCCTCCTTTTAATTAACTGGCAATATTTCTGCTTTCCATTTCATGTGACTGTTTTTTACCAAATGCATAGGCTAATATCAATAGTACCAGGCTTGCACCCAAAACAGACCAAAATCCTGCTGTTATTTCTCCCATAAAGAACGCTTTATAACAAACGGCACCAAGTGAACCCCCAATAATCGGGCCAACGACCGGAATCCATGAATAGCCCCAATTCGAATTGCCCTTGCCCGGTATCGGCAGCAAAAAGTGAGCGATGCGCGGCCCCAGATCGCGGGCCGGGTTAATTGCGTATCCTGTTGTTCCCCCAAGTGACATCCCGATCACGACAATCAATAACCCGACTGCGAATGGGTTTAGACCCTCTGTAAAATGATTGGCACCTATAAATAATAAACCAAGAATAAGGATGAAAGTTCCAATCATCTCACTTAATAGATTTGAAAATGTGTGGGGGATTGCAGGTGATGTCGCGAACACACCAAGCTTCGCTCCTGGATCATCCGTAGCTTTCCAGTGTGGCAAATAGTGCAGGAATACTAGAGTTGCTCCAAGGATTGCGCCAATCATTTGGGCAACGATGTAACCGGGCACATCACTCCAAGGAAATTCCCCAATAATGGCAAACCCCACTGTGACTGCCGGGTTTAAGTGCGCCCCGCTTATGGAGCCCACTGCAAAAACACCCATGGTAACAGCCAATCCCCACGCAATCGTGATAACGATCCAGCCGGCATCTTTTGCATAGGATCCCTTTAAGGATGAACCAGCCCCAATGCCTGCTCCGAATAAAACTAATATCATCGTACCTAACACTTCTCCCCAAAATGGAGTCATGAATAAACCCCTCCCCTGATAAATTTTTAAACCATGCCAACAAATAAAGGAGATCCACAGCAGAACTATCTTCATAAAATAAATTATGAATAGATCTGTTGTGAATCTCCTAGTCTCCGTCACATATATTAACTTGTACAGTAAAATATACTAGGTTATGAAAACGCTGTCAATATTTTGTAAAGAATTAATCTATTTTTCTGTGTTTTTTTTAATTTCCCCTATTAAACGATATCCCATAATTCAGTTTTGGAAGTGGTAATTGATGACGCTCCAGCATCAAGGGCGTTCAGGACTTCATCCGAAGTACGTATGAGGCCGCCTGCAAAAATCGGTGTCTGCAACCGTTCCTTCACTTCTTTTATCATCCATGGCATGGCGCCCGGCAATACTTCGATATAATCCGGCTTGGTTTTCTGCACCAGCTTATAACTTTTCTCAAGTGCATGTGAATCTATTAAAAAGATTCGTTGGATGGCAATGACCCCCTTTTGCTTCGCCTTCAATATAACGTTTGATTTAGTCGAAATCAGCCCATATGGATTATATTCCTGACAAATGAATTCTGTCGCGTACTCATCACTTCTTATGCCATGGATCAAATCGACATGGTATATCATTTTCTTATTATGCTGCTTTGCCATCATACTTACGTTTTTCAATTGTGATATATGCAAATCAAGAAACACACCTATTTCATAGGAACTTTCTAAAAATCTTTCGAAATCCTTCATGCTTGCTGAAGCAGGCAAAATCTTCTGATCCATCATTATCCTCCTCATTCCCAGAAAAACTCAAAACTTCAAGTCATTTAGTATATTTTAAAGAGCTTGATTTATCAAACACATTTTTTCATGACCCATATCACCATAACACTATCATACCTGGCACTCCCTTTATAGTTTTCGGCTAAGGATGTATGTAAACTCGATCATAAAGTAAGTTTCATTTTCAATGCACCTTCGACGAGTTCATACGATTTAATTGTGCCAACGGGAATTTTCCTCACGATTTTCCAGGCGTTAACATTCATTTTGATCGTTCTTTTTTCAAATTCAAAAAATGGCGGTCTGTTAAATATCCTTTGGTTGATGAATTTCCTGTCAATTGGTTCCATTTCCACTAATTCAAATAAAATCGTTCTTTTTTCCACAGATACCGGTTTTAATGTAATCCGGAAAGCTACGTTTTTCTTAAACATCATTTTTTTCACTTCCGTCGTTCCGGAAAGCACGATATGTTTTGGCGTAATTTCGATATTAATATCCTGACCATCTGATTTACTTCTTATGATTTTCTCTATCATGGCTTCAGTTAAAGTTATCGTTATGCCATTTTTGAATGGACTGAATGTATTCATCCTTGCATTCCCCTCCTGCCGCTCATATGAATCTTCGGTTATAGCATATGCCGGGTTCCCTGATGTAGTAACACAGAACAATAATCGGTATATTCAAAATCTTCCACCTTCAACCCTTGACCTTTATAAAAACTACCTGTATAGTCATAATTAATTTAATAGACAACTCTTATCCAGAGAGGTGGAGGGACTGGCCCTTTGATACCTCAGCAACAGACTGATCATGTACTGTGCTAATTCCAGAAGTGTAAAAACTTGAAGATAAGAAGAGTATATAGCTTGGTTGCCAACACCTCTTCTTATTTTTAAGAAGAGGTGTTTTATTTTTAAAAGGAAAGAAGGAATGCAACATGTCCATCACATTAACGAAAGCACCATTCAGGGCCGATCACGTCGGAAGTTTATTAAGACCAGAACGTTTACATATTGCCAGAAAGCAATTTAAGGAAGGTACCATTTCAGCAGAGCGGCTTCGTGAAGTTGAAACCGAAGAAATCAATCGGATTGTCGAAAAACAAATTGAAGTTGGATTGGAGGCCGTGACGGACGGTGAGTTCAGACGAACATGGTGGCACTTTGACTTCCTCGAACATTTAAATGGAATCGAGGGATATGTGACTGAAAAAGGGCTCACGTTCGATGGTGTGGAAACAGAAAGATATAACGTTCGCAATACCGGGAAGGTTTCATTCAATCCTGAACATCCTTTCATTGGTGACTTCATTGAATTGAACAAAATCGTGAACGGACGCGCAGTTGCCAAGCAAACCATTCCCAGTCCGAATCAATTATTTGCTGTAGGCATTCATAATGAAGACATCTACCCTGATATTGAAGACTATGCAAATGATATCATTAAAGCATATCAGCATGCTTTGAAAGCCTTTTATGATGCAGGTGTGCGTTATCTTCAATTGGATGATGTATATATTGCCAGACTTTCAGCTCCGGATTTCCAGTTCAAAGATGGAAAATATACGAGGGAACAGTTAATCGATCTTGCACTTCGCGTAATTAATGGCGCATTGGAAGGCAAACCAGAAGACCTTGTCGTCACTACACACCTATGTCGTGGGAACTACCAGTCGACTTGGGCGTTTGAAGGAAGCTATGCCCGTATCGCCCCAACTTTATTGGCAAAAGAAACAGTGGATGGATTTTTCTTGGAATATGATGATCAACGCTCAGGGGATTTCAAACCATTAGAATACATTCAAAATGGCGGTGCACGGGTCGTACTGGGTGTCGTTACTTCAAAAAATGGAGAAATCGAAGACAAGGAAGCTGTTAAGGCACGCATTGAAGAAGCCTCGCACTTCGTTCCTCTCGAACAATTATGCTTAAGTCCGCAATGCGGGTTCGCCTCCACCCATCACGGCAACAAGCTGACCGAAGAACAACAATGGGAAAAGCTGAAGTTCGTCGTTGATGTAGCAAAAGAAGTTTGGAAATGATTTTTTTGCGGAGACTTTAATCCGTTCGAACAACCTAATCGGCATCAATATAAGCGTGCCGATTAGGTTTATAATAAAAGCGTAAAAGACATCCATCCCTAAATCCGAGAGCAAACAAAAAAGAACGGCCACCAGCACGTCCCTTTTTTACTTGCAGCTTTCATCATCATCCATTTTCTTCACAAATATATCATCCGTCACCCTATCTTCCAGCTTGTTCCTCAAGGCCAATTCCGCGGCCTTCCCATCACTAGGCGACCCGTCCGAGAAATACATCGGAAACAACGAGAAGAACATAACATAGAAAGAAAAATAGATGAATTGATACCAGATCACCGAGCTGTCCAGGATATCCTGATACACTAAGCTATAGATGATCAGCATGCTGACTAAATTAAAGATAGCCCCTCCTAAATAGATCAGCGTATTCGTCAATCGATTATCATGTTTCAGTCCCTTGAACTCGCAAGTCCCATTCCAAAAATAATATTTCCTCACCTCTATGTTCCGAAAGGCGAACAGTTTATTGCCACAACCGATCAAGATTTTCTTTTCTGATCCCCCAAAGATCGTGACAAAAAAAATATGCCCGCTCAAATGTATCAGCGTAACGATCGGCATGATCAAAAAAAAGGAAAATAGAAATTTAATGATATCAGAGAGACCAAACATGTTTATGCAACCCTCCTTACCTGAGCAATTTCTTATCAGATGCTACTCTGATACCCTGCCCACATTCGTTATAACTAGTAAATTTTCACAGTAGTGATATATCGCTTACCACAAGTGCTATTGTTCTCCTTCTGCTTAATCCGGGCTGTTTCCAGGTTTTTAGGCCTGACTCCAGCTTAATTCAAAGAAACAGGCTACCTCCTTCCGAAAAAACTCGGAAAAGTGATAGCCTTAACATCTTCATTTATCGATTGGGGGTGTGAAGAATTTCTTCGTTGTTTTGTCCTGGCCTCAAGCCTGCATGTTTATATTCAGGGGTGAAAACCGATGTTTTGATCGGGCATGCGATTTGCTTCTGGACATTTCCTTTTCCGTCCGGTACCTCGACGATCATTCCCCTCTCCATCAATTGGGGGTGTTCGGCCGCTTCAGTGAAGGTCAGAACTGGTTCTGCGCAGGCTTCGAAATCAGCGAATATTTCCTGCCATTCATGAAAATCCCGTTCAAGGAAAGCCAGTCGGACGGCCGTTTTAAACCTGATTCCGCTTTCTTCATCACTTTTAGTGCTCAAGTCATACAATTCGGGTGCACCGATCGCTTCACATAATGCTTTTCGAAAAGGGGGCTCTAGGCTTCCTACCGAAAAATAGCGTCCATCCTTCGTTTCGTAAAAGTCATAAAAGGATCCTCCGTTCAACATCAGTTTTTCTGGTTCAAGCTCGAGGCCCCCCTGTAAATTCAGGGGTGCGGAGATGGCATTCAACGCAAAACTGCAGTCGGTCATGCTGATGTCGATGGCTTGGCCGAATCCCGTTCTTTCCCGGTGAATGACTGCAGATAATATACCGATAACAGCATGCAGAGATCCTCCGGCAAGATCTGCTATTTGGGTTCCGTTTTTTGCCGGGCCATCCTTTTTTGTACCGGAATAGCCAGATAATCCCGCAATCGAAATATAATTGATATCATGCCCCGGTCGGTCTTTATAGGGACCGGTCTGGCCGAAGCCCGTGATGGAACAGTAAATCAGCTTCGGATTGATCCATTTTAATGCCTCATATCCCAGCCCTAGGCGTTCCATGACACCTGGACGGAACTGTTCAATGACGATATCGTATTCCTTCACTAGATTTTTTACGGATTCAATGGACTCAGATTGTTTCAAATCAAGTGTGATCGACTTTTTCGATCTGTTAAGATATTGGTTCACACCCCATGAATCCGTTGTTCCCGGCCTCTCCAC
This sequence is a window from Brevibacillus sp. JNUCC-41. Protein-coding genes within it:
- a CDS encoding glycerol-3-phosphate dehydrogenase/oxidase, whose protein sequence is MRFSNIYREETIELLKKEKYDVVVIGGGITGAGIALDATTRGMKVALVEMQDFAAGTSSRSTKLVHGGLRYLKQFEIKMVAEVGKEREIVYENGPHVTTPEWMLLPMHKGGTFGKFSTSIGLRVYDFLAGVKKAERRKMLSAEETLKREPLVKKEGLKGGGYYVEYRTDDARLTIEVMKAAVDKGATPINYTKVEKLLYDNGKVNGVQVADSLSGDSYEIYADKVINAAGPWVDSIREKDQSKKGKTLKLSKGVHMVIDQSKFPLKQALYFDTPDGRMIFAIPRAGKAYVGTTDTFYDGDPAVPTVTSEDRAYLLKSIHYMFPEVNITGDDIESSWAGVRPLILEEGKDPSEISRKDEIWESDSGLITIAGGKLTGYRKMAKTTVDLLAGKLAQQSNKTYPASSTKGMPISGGDVGGSRNFPDYIKQHIQMGIDSGLAVKDTEEILAMYGSNAPVIFDIAKNEGVGGASSGLPKKLFVQLKYALDHEMAATPVDFFFRRTGTLLFDIDLVQTHKHAVIDFMAGYFGWTESTKVERTNQLEQEISGAIRVS
- the glpK gene encoding glycerol kinase GlpK gives rise to the protein MEKYILSLDQGTTSSRAILFNEKGEIVHSSQKEFTQHFPKPGWVEHNANEIWGSILAVIAGVLSESGVKPEQIAGIGITNQRETAVVWDKETGTPVYNAIVWQSRQTSEICDDLKEKGLNDLFRDKTGLLIDAYFSGTKVKWILDNVEGARQKADEGKLLFGTIDTWLIWKLSGGKAHVTDYSNASRTLMYNIHELKWDEELLEILTVPKSMLPEVRPSSEEYARTIEYHFFGQSIPIAGAAGDQQAALFGQACFNEGMAKNTYGTGCFMLMNTGDKAVSSEHGLLTTLAWGLNGKVEYALEGSIFVAGSTIQWLRDGLRMLHDAKDSEAYAKRVESTDGVYVVPAFVGLGTPYWDSEVRGAVFGLTRGTSKEHFIRATLESLAYQTKDVLDAMEADSGIELQTLRVDGGAVKNDFLMQFQSDLLRVPVERPTINETTALGAAYLAGLAVGYWKDQEEISRQWAVDKTFKHSMEEQDSGKLYEGWKKAVHAAMAFK
- a CDS encoding MIP/aquaporin family protein is translated as MTPFWGEVLGTMILVLFGAGIGAGSSLKGSYAKDAGWIVITIAWGLAVTMGVFAVGSISGAHLNPAVTVGFAIIGEFPWSDVPGYIVAQMIGAILGATLVFLHYLPHWKATDDPGAKLGVFATSPAIPHTFSNLLSEMIGTFILILGLLFIGANHFTEGLNPFAVGLLIVVIGMSLGGTTGYAINPARDLGPRIAHFLLPIPGKGNSNWGYSWIPVVGPIIGGSLGAVCYKAFFMGEITAGFWSVLGASLVLLILAYAFGKKQSHEMESRNIAS
- a CDS encoding glycerol-3-phosphate responsive antiterminator, which translates into the protein MDQKILPASASMKDFERFLESSYEIGVFLDLHISQLKNVSMMAKQHNKKMIYHVDLIHGIRSDEYATEFICQEYNPYGLISTKSNVILKAKQKGVIAIQRIFLIDSHALEKSYKLVQKTKPDYIEVLPGAMPWMIKEVKERLQTPIFAGGLIRTSDEVLNALDAGASSITTSKTELWDIV
- a CDS encoding 5-methyltetrahydropteroyltriglutamate--homocysteine S-methyltransferase; protein product: MSITLTKAPFRADHVGSLLRPERLHIARKQFKEGTISAERLREVETEEINRIVEKQIEVGLEAVTDGEFRRTWWHFDFLEHLNGIEGYVTEKGLTFDGVETERYNVRNTGKVSFNPEHPFIGDFIELNKIVNGRAVAKQTIPSPNQLFAVGIHNEDIYPDIEDYANDIIKAYQHALKAFYDAGVRYLQLDDVYIARLSAPDFQFKDGKYTREQLIDLALRVINGALEGKPEDLVVTTHLCRGNYQSTWAFEGSYARIAPTLLAKETVDGFFLEYDDQRSGDFKPLEYIQNGGARVVLGVVTSKNGEIEDKEAVKARIEEASHFVPLEQLCLSPQCGFASTHHGNKLTEEQQWEKLKFVVDVAKEVWK
- a CDS encoding CaiB/BaiF CoA transferase family protein, whose protein sequence is MTLLTHLKVLDFSTLLPGPFATLMLADLGADVLKVERPGTTDSWGVNQYLNRSKKSITLDLKQSESIESVKNLVKEYDIVIEQFRPGVMERLGLGYEALKWINPKLIYCSITGFGQTGPYKDRPGHDINYISIAGLSGYSGTKKDGPAKNGTQIADLAGGSLHAVIGILSAVIHRERTGFGQAIDISMTDCSFALNAISAPLNLQGGLELEPEKLMLNGGSFYDFYETKDGRYFSVGSLEPPFRKALCEAIGAPELYDLSTKSDEESGIRFKTAVRLAFLERDFHEWQEIFADFEACAEPVLTFTEAAEHPQLMERGMIVEVPDGKGNVQKQIACPIKTSVFTPEYKHAGLRPGQNNEEILHTPNR